Proteins encoded within one genomic window of Gordonia crocea:
- a CDS encoding MspA family porin has product MKTKAKFTGLTAAAAAVMVTSALTAAPPSAKADTVYNLPSQTQRYTMGDGTVVTFQRVRERANVNPSLGGTPLHRNAWVSGKLIVTLSKEASRIEIYPGYIVGCQVNLASVSGEGGSGIDANGFDGAEAGTSVSLGPGQARAFYLVDAERADDFGQDKHDKRITYKKKKRASLSYTNSQLGLRGCGGYAQARSFASVQIETKHAMQSMSFYGRPFSMG; this is encoded by the coding sequence ATGAAGACAAAGGCGAAGTTTACTGGTCTCACGGCCGCCGCAGCGGCCGTGATGGTGACGAGCGCCCTGACTGCTGCGCCACCTTCCGCAAAAGCAGACACGGTCTACAACCTGCCATCTCAGACCCAGCGCTACACCATGGGCGACGGAACCGTAGTCACCTTTCAGAGGGTCCGGGAACGGGCTAATGTCAACCCATCGTTGGGTGGCACCCCCCTGCACCGCAACGCATGGGTATCCGGCAAGCTCATCGTCACCCTTTCCAAGGAGGCCAGCCGGATCGAGATCTACCCCGGCTACATTGTTGGCTGCCAGGTCAACCTGGCCAGCGTCTCCGGAGAAGGTGGAAGTGGCATCGACGCAAACGGGTTCGACGGCGCCGAGGCAGGGACATCTGTGTCCCTCGGTCCCGGCCAGGCACGCGCCTTCTACCTGGTGGACGCTGAGCGCGCCGATGACTTCGGCCAGGACAAGCACGACAAGCGGATCACCTACAAGAAGAAGAAGCGCGCTTCACTAAGCTACACCAACTCGCAGCTAGGTCTACGTGGCTGCGGTGGCTATGCCCAAGCCCGTTCCTTCGCGAGTGTCCAGATCGAGACCAAGCATGCGATGCAGAGTATGAGTTTCTACGGACGCCCCTTCTCCATGGGCTAG
- a CDS encoding IS1380 family transposase yields MSNSTLFYPQSTVTGDGAGIVSHAGLALVTRTAEVAGLPRLLSDALTPWRKDYATHDPGKIVLDLAVAMVGGADCAADLAVLRGRETVFGPVASDPTVSRLIATLADEPVAALAAIAGARAVARKTVWELAGEHAPNHRIDEHHPLVIDLDATLVTAHSEKQDAAPTYKRGFGFHPLLAFIDHGPGGTGEAAAGLLRAGNAGANTAADHITVLHRALAQIPGLCWRAGRKILIRTDSAGGTKGFLNYLHKRGLSYSCGIGMTPAMAAAVEVLPASVWTQAYNADGQPRDGAQVAELTGVLSLTGYPPGMRVIVRRERPHPGAQLRFTDTNGWRLTCFVTNSSRGQLADLEVRHRLRARCEDRIRAAKATGMTNLPYHDFTKNQIWLAITELATDLTAWTQMLALTGTDARTWEIKRLRLRLWATAARLARHARTRRLRYDQHHQWTPVLTAGLHRLEGYRTSR; encoded by the coding sequence GTGAGTAACTCTACCCTGTTCTATCCGCAGTCGACGGTCACCGGTGACGGTGCGGGGATCGTGTCGCATGCGGGTTTGGCGTTGGTGACCCGCACAGCCGAGGTCGCAGGCCTTCCGAGGCTGTTGAGTGATGCGCTGACGCCGTGGCGCAAGGACTATGCGACCCATGATCCGGGCAAGATCGTCTTGGATCTGGCTGTGGCGATGGTCGGCGGCGCCGACTGCGCCGCTGATCTGGCGGTGCTGCGTGGCCGCGAGACGGTGTTCGGGCCGGTGGCCTCGGATCCGACCGTCTCTCGCCTGATCGCGACCCTGGCCGACGAACCGGTCGCGGCGCTGGCCGCGATCGCCGGCGCGCGGGCTGTGGCACGAAAGACGGTGTGGGAGTTGGCCGGTGAGCATGCCCCGAACCATCGGATCGATGAACACCACCCGTTGGTCATCGATCTGGATGCGACCCTGGTGACCGCGCACTCGGAGAAACAGGACGCGGCCCCGACCTATAAGCGGGGGTTCGGGTTCCACCCGCTGCTGGCGTTCATCGACCACGGCCCCGGTGGAACAGGGGAAGCCGCCGCAGGATTGTTGCGGGCCGGGAATGCTGGGGCGAACACCGCCGCCGACCACATCACCGTCCTTCACCGGGCCCTGGCCCAGATCCCGGGTCTGTGTTGGCGGGCCGGCCGCAAGATCCTCATCCGCACCGATAGTGCTGGCGGCACCAAAGGATTCCTGAATTACCTGCACAAACGGGGCCTGTCGTATTCGTGTGGGATTGGTATGACCCCGGCCATGGCCGCCGCGGTCGAAGTGCTGCCCGCATCGGTGTGGACCCAGGCCTACAACGCCGACGGCCAGCCCCGTGACGGGGCCCAGGTCGCCGAACTGACCGGGGTCCTGTCTTTGACCGGCTATCCGCCGGGTATGCGGGTGATCGTGCGCCGCGAACGCCCCCACCCCGGCGCCCAGTTGCGGTTCACCGACACCAACGGATGGCGCCTGACCTGCTTCGTCACCAACAGCAGCCGCGGGCAACTCGCCGACCTCGAAGTACGGCACCGGCTGCGGGCCCGGTGCGAAGACCGCATCCGGGCCGCGAAAGCGACCGGCATGACGAACCTGCCGTACCACGACTTCACCAAGAACCAGATCTGGCTCGCCATCACTGAGTTGGCCACCGACCTGACCGCCTGGACCCAGATGCTCGCGCTGACCGGCACCGATGCGCGCACCTGGGAAATCAAACGCCTCCGCCTACGCCTGTGGGCGACCGCCGCCCGCCTGGCCCGCCACGCCCGCACCCGCCGGTTGCGTTACGACCAGCACCACCAATGGACACCAGTCCTCACCGCCGGCCTGCACCGCCTCGAGGGCTACCGCACCAGCCGCTGA
- a CDS encoding MspA family porin, with translation MNTFTAATRRVATGFVGAATVLAASVAIGGAMPSAMADARFSLPNGKVRGDGVTLIKTGERVRIGPSLAANGAGRSVWVSGNVKVIAPGIDTREVGPNNGPLGEDAAPGSNGVSTAGAAATLSVGYVVGCQVDIGQLKLGAEGSLANTGLLDTIAGSISLPLAPGQIIYAPVTASKKGKHLEEPGTYFLNWRNVQMEIQGCGGYAQARSYAVIEVTGEDHQKIQLWGKPFPIG, from the coding sequence ATGAACACATTCACCGCTGCTACACGCCGCGTAGCGACCGGATTTGTTGGCGCGGCGACCGTACTCGCCGCGTCGGTCGCGATCGGCGGAGCCATGCCCAGCGCGATGGCCGACGCGCGGTTCTCGCTCCCGAACGGCAAAGTGCGCGGCGACGGGGTGACCCTCATCAAGACAGGCGAGCGTGTCCGTATCGGCCCGTCGCTCGCCGCCAATGGTGCCGGTCGTTCGGTGTGGGTCTCGGGCAACGTGAAAGTTATCGCCCCCGGAATCGACACTCGCGAAGTCGGCCCTAACAACGGTCCACTCGGCGAGGACGCCGCACCTGGTTCGAATGGCGTATCAACGGCCGGCGCGGCAGCAACCCTCTCTGTCGGTTACGTCGTCGGCTGCCAAGTCGATATCGGCCAACTGAAGCTCGGAGCCGAGGGTTCTCTCGCGAATACAGGCCTACTAGACACCATCGCCGGTTCCATCTCCCTTCCGCTCGCGCCCGGCCAGATCATCTACGCTCCCGTGACTGCCAGCAAAAAAGGAAAGCACCTCGAGGAACCAGGGACCTACTTCCTTAACTGGCGCAACGTACAGATGGAGATCCAAGGCTGCGGGGGCTACGCCCAGGCACGCTCCTACGCGGTCATCGAGGTGACCGGCGAAGATCACCAGAAGATCCAGCTGTGGGGCAAGCCGTTCCCCATCGGCTGA